CCAACGGGCCGGTGGCGGCTGCTCCCACGACCGAAGCATCGTTCCACATCGTGCCGGCCAAATACGACGCAGGCTTTGTCGAGGTCGATCGGGCTTCGTGCATGCGTTGCCATCAGACGGTGAATCAACCGGTGAGTAAGTTCGAGGCTGGCCGCGATTGGTATGGCCGGATCCGCGGTTCGGACGGCATCTTCTCGTTTCATCCGTTCGACCCAAATTCGATCAGCGGTAACGGTTACCCGGTGCCGGTGCGGATGCGTAGCGAATTGGTGTCGGCCGGCGTGATCGAGCAGTACGACGCCAAGAAGCACGACAAGCTACGTTACGCCCAGGTGCCGTACCTGGTGGAGTAACAAGCGGACCCACCTGTGCGTTTGCCGCCAGGCGCGTCTCTCATACTTGGGGGGCGGACGTCTCGTCCGCCTTTCGAGTGCAATTTCTCCTTCAACGCTCGTGTTGCGGCTGGTTTCTCACCAGCCGCAACACGAGCTTTTTTATGCGCGGTTCGCAGCGGCTGCCGGCCGTGGAATTTACAACTCGCGACGTGCTGGCATCGATTGACCTTGACCGACGACTAAGCAGCGGTCACCATCCCGCGCACTTCTCAATGCGCATCGGCGGCCCCTAGCGTATCCGATCCCCCGCGGAGCATGCGACCTCATGTCACGGCTCGTTTATCTTACGCTACTGGTGGCCATTTACTCGGCCGCGTCGGGCTTGGCGTTCGGCGATCCTCCCCAGGAGTACCGCTTTACCTATCGGCCGCTGGCCGTGGGTGACCAGGTTCATGAGACGGTGCGCTACACGATCGACATGAAGACCATTCGCTCGCAAGCGGGGGAAGTGATCGACGTCAATGATCAAATGGCCGTTCGCGACGAGCAAGCAGTGGTCGTGCGCTTGCAGGCGGGGCCGGGCGAGACAGCTCGCGTTCGCCTGACGTACGAGCAATCGCAACAAACCACGCAGCCCCGCGTTGGCGCGGTGCAAGCGAGCGATCGACCTGTCGCGGGCAAGACCTACATCGTCGCCCGCAAAGGGGACGAGCTGGCGATCGCCGACGAGCAAGGGCAGGCGCCTCCCGACGAAGAGCGTGAGATCGTATCTCGGACGCTCGACAACCTCGGCAAGCCGCACCCGTTGGGCGTGTTCTTCAATGGCCGTACGATGACGGTTGGCCAGCGCGTCGAATTGCCGGCCGATTATGCCGCGAAGCTACTGTCGGCCTGGGACCCGGCGCTTGCGAGTGAGCCGCTCGAGGTGATTCTGATGGGAACGGAGCGCGTGGACGGCCAATTGTGTGCGCTGTTGCACACGCTGCCCGCTGCCGCGGGACGGCGCAGCCCGATCGACGGCAAGTTTCTCGTTGAACTGGCAACCTGCCGGCCGGCGGTGGTCGAACTACGCGGGCCGGTGAATTCGACCGAGCGCCGCGGCGCGACCGGCGTGGAGTTCGATATCCGCCGTAAAGGAAAGCTGCAAGTCGCCGCCCACGTCGTACATACGCGGGCGAAGTAATAGCTGATAAGACGATTTAGGTGGTAGTTGCGCTTACTGCGCGAGAAATCTCAGATTACCGGCCTTCCATTCCTCGATCGTTAATTCTGCGTCTCGGCTAAGAATCGGGATATTTAGCTTCACGACGTCGGCGAGCTTTCTTAGGGCTCGCGCGGGATCCACTTCGAGTGTATGCGCAGCTGCCCAACATTGAACATGCGGATCTGGAAAGTTGTAAAGGCCGAACAGGTCATTGCGCCGCCTGACTCTTGCCAGTTCGATGAGCGTCTCGTGCAATCGATCATAAGAAACGTTGCTCGATTCTGCATCTCCTGTCGCAAGGGACGCACCGTGGTTCGCCGCATGGCGACAATAGTCGTCAAGTAAGTCGTCCATTAGATCATCTTAATTGCGCGAAGTGTGACTAGCTGCAATCATGAAACGCAGCGGCATAATCGGCGGCCATGCGCAGGGCGCTGTAGGCGATGTACTCGTCGGAAAACTCGGAGGCGTCTCCTTCGGGACCTGCGAGCCAGTCGTCGAGGTAGTCGTCGTAGCGGGCAACAACAGCACAAAGGTTTTGACGGACGTCTCGCGCCGCTTCTGCAACAAGATGTTCCCTGGGCCGATCATCGGCAAGTCCCCAGAACTCAGCATACGGGAGGAGCGGGCGGAGTAGCGGAGGCGCTTTGCTGGGGTCAAGTATTGCCCGAGAACTCCGGTCGTAGAACGTTCCATACCAGCGCCGCATTTCGTCGGCGATCAAAACACCTCGCGAGTCGGCCATGCCTCGCCCTTCCATTTGCTTTTGTTCGCCCGTCCTTCTTAATACACCCTTCAATTTATCGTATTCGCACCAGTATTGCTTCCGGATTACGTGGGGTATTCCCGAAGCGTCGAACATTCTTTCTGACAGTTTCTGAACCTCGTCCTCGGGAACCGAGTTCCAATCAAAAGTGCCTCCCATCTCTCTCTTTGCGTGGGCTCTCCACGCGTTATAGACACCATATGTCTTTTTATGATTCTCCTTCGGCATCAAAACCGCAGGTGCTTTGCTCTCGTCGTAATTTGGGTACTTTCGCTTCATCCAAGCACTCATCACACCATGATGCGAGTGCAAGCCTGGACGTGGAGACGGCATCTCTCCATGCTTACCAACGCGGAAATCGGCAGTCGGCTTTGGTGAAGTCGTTGTCGGAGCAGGCCGTGGTTCAGATTTAAAGCTGGGCTTTGCCGTTAAGAGTTGTTTTCTCGCAATGAAATTGCTTGTTAGACCGAGTGTATTTCCTGCGATTGCGATTCCGTTTTTCAGATTGATGCCGTTCTTCGCGGCATCATAGGTGCCTTGAACCACGCCCACGGCGTTGCCCACTGAGTCATACGCGATCAGTGTGCCCGATGCACTTCGCGCGATTGTGCCCCCCTTGGCCAATGCGGTTGCGATTCCGCTCGTTCCGATGGCGACTAAGACTTGTCCGCTGGCTGTCGCGATTGCCACAGCGGTGTCGTAACCGTTGGCTCGGTCTTCTTCCGTGATACCAAGGAGCTCAAGTTGCCTGTTGTCCAGCCCAAGAGTAGCGAAGTTATAGACTGCCGTTGCCGACGAATTCACAACGGATTTCGCGCCGGTTTGCAGTCCTGACGCGGCGGCGCGAATCACCTCCTCGGGAAGTTTGGCAGCCGACTGGAGTTCGCCTGCCAGCCGACTAGATCGGCGCATCTCCGGCGTCATTCCTCCAGTCAGGTCGCCGATTTGCTGATTTCGGCGAATTACTGCATCGAAGAATGAGTGTCCTTCGTTCCCATTGGCCGAATCGTTGGCCGCGGCAAGCTGGTCGCGTCTGGGCTGGTGGTCTGAGATATTCGCCGCGCGATGGTCGGAGGCAGAATTGTTTGCTCGTGTCGACGATTTGTCAGGGGGCCAGTCACGAGCAATTGAGCCGGGGGCGAGGCAGCTTTGCCACCGGTCGATGCGAACCAGCCAGGGTTCGGTGCGGCACCTCGCCGTGGATGTTTCGAGGAGTTCCACGTTTCCGTGGTGTTCTTCTCGATAGAGGCCCGATTGTTAGGGTCATGTGCATGATGCGCATTTTGCTCGGCGAGCCGTAGCTCGTTCAAGCGGTGTTGGTGGGAGTCCGAATATGTTGCCAGCCATTCAAGTAAACGTCGGTCATGCGCCTGCTGTGCTTCGGCGCTTTCGATCTCTCGCAAGAGTCGTTGATGTGTTGTCGAAGACTTCGCGAGCCACTCCAATTGACTGCGATCCAGAGGCGATCCCGAGCTCGGGGCTCACGTCTGCGGAATACCAAAGGGGCTTGCTTTCCCGAATGTGGCCGTAGCCCGCGTCGATTCGTTTCTCGCTATTGCCCACCTTTTTTGCTCCCTAAACAAAAAAAGCCCGCAGCAGGCGTGCGCTAAATGCGCAGTGCCAGCTACGGGCTCTTGTAGATACTCGCCTACGTGACGAGCTCTTAGGATACCCAGACCGCCGAGGGCGGCCACGTTCAGTGATGCTTTCGCCGAGTGTTCGAAGCTTAAGTCTCTTTGTGCGAGTCTTCAATGTGTGAATTGGCCACTCACGCGAGCCGACTTTCGAAGTGGCAGTACGGATTAAAGTTTGAGGAGTTGGGCAATCGCAAAGAACGACAACCGCGATCCGGTAGGACGCTGGCTTTTGGCACTACTCGCGTAGATACATTGCAGGTATTGGGGCGCTCGGGTAGCTTTAGCGCATACGTCCTGCCTGATTTCTGCCCGATCGCTCCTGCCTGCTGAGACCTGCCATGCGGCCTGTTCCGCCAGCGAAGTCGCCTGCTCATGCGTTCGAGAGCCTCAACGCGCGTGTGCGCGAAGGGCTGGTTGTGTGGGATCGTCGCAGCGTGCTGAAGGCGTCGCTCGCCGGACTCGCCGGGTTAAGCCTGCCAGGATTACTGCGAGCACGAAGCGATGCCGCCACGACCGGCGCAAAGTTGCCCAGCAATAAAAGCGTCATTCTCTTGTGGATGACGGGCGGGCCCAGCCATGTCGATACTTGGGATCCGAAGCCGGATGCGCCGCGCGAGATTCGCGGCCCCTTTGGCACCATCCCCACGGTCCTGCTTGGCGTGCGACTGTGCGAGCATCTGCCCAAGCAAGCCGCGATGCTCGACCGTATGACGATCATCCGTTCGGTCGATGCGCGGTTCTCGAATCATGAACCGAACCAGGTGATGCAGACCGGCAACTCCGAGGCCGAGCCGCGGCTGAACCGCGAGGGGCATCTCTATCCGGCGATCGGCTCGCTCGTGGCGCGCTTTCGGGGGCCGAACGATCCGGCGCTGCCGCCGTACGTGACGCTCAACATGAAGGATCGCGATCATCTTGCTTGGGGCGGCTACCTCGGCAAGCAGTACGATCCGTTCGTGGCCAACAATGTGGGCGAACTCTTCAAGCTGCCCGGCGGGCTCGATCAGCAGCGACTCGGCTCGCGGCAAGAATTGCGTGGGCAGCTCGATCGCTTGCGAAAGAACCTCGACCTGTCGGGCTCGATGTTGGCGCTTGATCGCTTTTCGCAGCAGGCTGTCGATATCGTCGTCGGTGAACGAGCTCAAACTGTGTTCGATCTGTCACGCGAACCGCAAGCCAATCGCGACCGCTACGGCGAGCACCCGTGGTGCCAACAAGCGTTGCTGGCCCGGCGGCTGGTCGAGGCGGGCGTGAACTTCGTCACGATCGACTTGAGCAATCACAGCTCGTCAGGCACGTGGGACACCCACGGCGACAACATTCCCCCGTACGGCGGCATCATGAGTGGATTGAAGCCGCTATTGCCGGTGTTCGATCATTTGTTGACGACGCTCGTGACCGATCTCGGCGAGCGCGGATTGCTCGACGATGTGCTGGTGCTGGCGATGGGAGAGTTCGGCCGCACGCCGCAGATCGGCACGCAAGGCTCGACCGACGGCCGCAACCATTGGCCCCCCGTCATGTCGATGACCGTGGCCGGTGGCGGATTCCGGCATGGCCAGATCATCGGTTCCAGCGAACACGACGGCGGCCAGATTCGCGAACGCCCCGTCACGCCGGGGGACCTGGCCGCCACGATTTTTCAACACATGGGCGTACCGCTGGATGGGGCGTATCTCGACCTCCGCGGCCGGCCACGCCCCATCGTGGAAGACGGCCGCCCGATCGAAGAGCTGATCTAAGGCAAGTGGCGAGTGTGAAGTGCTGAATGATGAGCGGGAATGACACTTTCACTCAGCAATTCACATGAGGGTCAAACACACTATCCCGCAGCGCCAGCGAGGTTTTTCTTCCGGCCTGAGGTACGGTGCGTCTGTGACGCACCTTCTTTTTTATTGATCCGCAGATTGCGCGGGTTTTCGCAGATTAGAAGCCGGGGCCAGGAAGAATGGTGTGTCTCGGACACACCCTACAAGTACTTAGAAAATCCGGCCACGAAAAGTGCGAAAAGGCACCAAGAGAAAGTTAGGGAATTGTGCCTAGAGAATTCTCTGTGGCCTCGGTGAACTCTGTGGCGAGAATCTCTGTGGCGAGAATCTCTGTGGCGAGAATCTTCTGGCCTGGAAGGGAAAGAGTGGGCGGCTGACAGTCGGCTGGGGCCGTTTTAGAAACGGAGAAAGCGGAACGCAAGCTCAATGAAAAAGAAGAGCGCGCGCGGAAAGG
The sequence above is a segment of the Pirellulales bacterium genome. Coding sequences within it:
- a CDS encoding DUF2019 domain-containing protein encodes the protein MDDLLDDYCRHAANHGASLATGDAESSNVSYDRLHETLIELARVRRRNDLFGLYNFPDPHVQCWAAAHTLEVDPARALRKLADVVKLNIPILSRDAELTIEEWKAGNLRFLAQ
- a CDS encoding DUF1501 domain-containing protein, yielding MRPVPPAKSPAHAFESLNARVREGLVVWDRRSVLKASLAGLAGLSLPGLLRARSDAATTGAKLPSNKSVILLWMTGGPSHVDTWDPKPDAPREIRGPFGTIPTVLLGVRLCEHLPKQAAMLDRMTIIRSVDARFSNHEPNQVMQTGNSEAEPRLNREGHLYPAIGSLVARFRGPNDPALPPYVTLNMKDRDHLAWGGYLGKQYDPFVANNVGELFKLPGGLDQQRLGSRQELRGQLDRLRKNLDLSGSMLALDRFSQQAVDIVVGERAQTVFDLSREPQANRDRYGEHPWCQQALLARRLVEAGVNFVTIDLSNHSSSGTWDTHGDNIPPYGGIMSGLKPLLPVFDHLLTTLVTDLGERGLLDDVLVLAMGEFGRTPQIGTQGSTDGRNHWPPVMSMTVAGGGFRHGQIIGSSEHDGGQIRERPVTPGDLAATIFQHMGVPLDGAYLDLRGRPRPIVEDGRPIEELI